ATGTCGGCTTCCTGCGTCAGCTCGGCTTCGCCGGTTGCGAGCACGCTGCGCGCGATCTCCGGCGCCTCGTAGTGGACGAGGCAGCCGCGGAACGGGAAGTCGTACCCCTCGGGCACGTGCCCGCCTCGGGCAAGGGCGAGGTCGATGAGGTGGGTCCGATCCGCGCCGATGATGAAGTGGGCGGGCTGTACGTCACCGTGTGCCCAGCCCCTGACGTGGAGTTCGGCCAGTGCTTCGACGCATCCCAGCGCCACGCTGGTGTGCGGTGCAATGGACGAGTCAGGCTGGCGGCACGGCTCCCATAGCTGGTACAGGTCCGGCCTTCGTGCCACGGCTGAAAGTTCCAGGTTCCCTGCTCCCACTCGCCGTACGCGAAGTCGACGAAGCCGAGGCGATGGAGCACGGCTCCTTCGCGTGCGGGTGCGAGGGCGGTCCAGGGCTGGGCGGACCAGTCGGCAGTGGCCTCGATCGGATAGCCGACCTTCACGGCATAGTGACCGCGATGGCTCTCGACCTCCCAAACCATTGAGCCTCGGCGATCGAGAACCAGGCGTTGGGCCATGGGCATGAGCGCGTCGAGCACCACGATCGGCAGTTCAGGAGGTGACCCTGACAACGTCTGTTCTCCTTCCGGGCGAACGCGGCCAACCACGAACGGAGGCTGGCCGCGTCGCCGATGCGGTGGGCGCTATGCCTGACCGTACGGTCGGCCGCAGTCCGAGTCGCACTGCGCGAGGTTCGTGCCGTCCACGGTCCACAGGTCGTCGAAGACCATGAACCCGGCCCGCGACACCGGTAACTGAAGGGTGACCATGGCACGGACCGAGTACTACGACGACCCGGCGGCACCTGAGCCGAACAGCTTGGTGGTCGCCGCTTCCGCCGTGGTTACCGACGACGAAGGGCGCATTCTCCTTCAGCGCCGACGGGACAACGATCTCTGGGCGCTACCCGGTGGCGGCATGGAGATGACCGACTCACTCCCGGGAACGGCCGTCCGCGAGGTGAAGGAGGAAACGGGTCTGGACGTGGAGATCACCGGGCTCGTGGGCACGTACACCGACCCTCGCCACGTCATCGCCTACTCGGACGGTGAGGTGCGCCGACAGTTCAACGTCTGCT
This genomic window from Streptomyces sp. DG2A-72 contains:
- a CDS encoding NUDIX domain-containing protein, which produces MARTEYYDDPAAPEPNSLVVAASAVVTDDEGRILLQRRRDNDLWALPGGGMEMTDSLPGTAVREVKEETGLDVEITGLVGTYTDPRHVIAYSDGEVRRQFNVCFTAHAVGGRLAISDESTELRFVQPEEIDQLPMHHTQRLRIRHFLEHRERPYLG